The following are encoded in a window of Paenibacillaceae bacterium GAS479 genomic DNA:
- a CDS encoding flagellar hook protein FlgE, with protein sequence MLRSMYSGVSGMRGFQTKLDVIGNNIANVNTVGFKSGRVMFQDILSQTVSGASMAEADARGGKNAQQIGLGVTVASVDSLHTAGSAMTTNVPTDLRIDGDGFFAVRPAGMEDGFYLTRAGNFSVDAAGQLVTADGGLVLSSDGGIISLAGVNAYSIGKDGSIVGINADGTTGDAIATIGVVQVQNPNGLEKMGANLYRSTVNSNLEELELGVPGDPETGSGTIVAGQLEMSNVDLTSEFTEMIVAQRGFQSNSRIITTSDEILQELVNLKR encoded by the coding sequence ATGCTTAGATCGATGTATTCGGGAGTATCAGGCATGCGCGGTTTTCAAACAAAGCTTGACGTAATCGGCAACAACATTGCCAATGTGAACACAGTCGGCTTCAAGTCCGGCCGGGTTATGTTCCAAGACATTCTTAGCCAAACCGTGTCAGGAGCAAGCATGGCTGAGGCAGATGCACGTGGCGGTAAAAATGCACAGCAGATTGGCCTGGGCGTTACAGTTGCTTCGGTAGACTCGCTCCATACGGCGGGTAGCGCGATGACGACCAATGTTCCAACCGACCTGCGTATTGATGGAGACGGATTTTTCGCAGTTCGTCCAGCTGGTATGGAAGATGGATTCTACCTTACTCGGGCTGGTAATTTCTCTGTTGACGCTGCTGGTCAGCTAGTAACCGCCGATGGCGGCCTCGTGCTGAGCTCGGATGGCGGGATCATCTCGCTTGCCGGAGTGAATGCCTACTCGATCGGCAAAGACGGCTCCATCGTCGGCATAAACGCCGACGGAACGACTGGCGACGCAATTGCAACCATCGGTGTTGTACAAGTACAGAACCCGAACGGTTTGGAGAAAATGGGAGCCAACCTCTATCGTTCCACCGTCAACTCCAATCTGGAAGAGCTGGAACTCGGTGTTCCTGGAGATCCGGAGACGGGCAGCGGCACAATTGTAGCTGGGCAACTAGAAATGTCCAACGTCGATCTGACGAGCGAGTTCACGGAAATGATCGTCGCTCAGCGCGGCTTCCAATCGAACTCCCGCATCATCACTACTTCCGACGAGATCCTCCAGGAGCTTGTCAACCTGAAGCGTTAA
- a CDS encoding flagellar protein FlbD: MIQVTRLNGSKLTINALLIELIEETPDTLISMTTGKKMVIQESASVLVGRIIDYQRAIGLTAASVKSAATEE; the protein is encoded by the coding sequence ATGATTCAGGTAACCAGGCTGAATGGCAGCAAGCTCACGATCAACGCTTTGTTGATCGAGCTGATCGAAGAAACGCCGGATACGCTCATTTCAATGACCACCGGCAAAAAAATGGTCATTCAGGAATCGGCCTCAGTGCTGGTAGGCCGAATTATCGACTATCAGCGCGCCATTGGACTTACGGCCGCATCTGTGAAGAGCGCAGCGACGGAGGAATAA
- a CDS encoding flagellar FliL protein: MKKMLPWMITTLLAISLIAVVAVFLYNSLLGSPDKAESDGKVVAATVKPLSAKDRLAVTLELKEIKRNLKDNEKLVIISFAFQMDKKASKTELDQIKDIAVKPIINRILADTTAQQLEGSAGQDALEAKLLNEINKILPKGKLVKVSITDYLLTDI, from the coding sequence ATGAAAAAAATGCTTCCCTGGATGATTACGACCTTGCTAGCCATATCTTTGATTGCCGTAGTGGCGGTGTTTTTATACAACTCCCTTCTAGGCAGTCCAGATAAAGCAGAGTCAGATGGCAAAGTAGTCGCCGCGACAGTGAAGCCGCTGTCTGCCAAAGACAGGCTTGCCGTGACGCTTGAGCTCAAGGAAATCAAGCGTAATCTTAAGGACAACGAGAAGTTAGTCATTATCAGCTTTGCCTTCCAAATGGATAAAAAAGCGTCCAAGACAGAATTGGATCAAATTAAGGATATTGCTGTGAAGCCGATTATTAATCGGATTCTGGCGGATACAACCGCTCAGCAGCTGGAAGGTTCCGCAGGACAGGATGCGCTAGAAGCTAAGCTGCTCAATGAGATCAACAAGATCCTTCCAAAAGGGAAACTAGTCAAGGTTTCCATTACGGACTATCTTCTGACTGATATTTAA
- a CDS encoding flagellar motor switch protein FliM, translating into MVDVLSQNEIDALLAALSSGEMDAEELKKEESQKKVRSYDFKRAVRFSKDHIRSLTRIHENFARFLTTYFSAQLRTFVQINVVQVEQLPYDEFIRSIPKMTILNIFDAEPLKGRMVLEVHPNVAYSMVDRLLGGSGTAPTKIGNLTEIETMIMEKMFSRAFESLQEAWKSVIDISPRLESLETNPQFMQIVSPNETIALISLSTKIGDTTGMINLCIPHVVIEPIMPRLSVHHWFVSQKKSRVPEEVEMLEQRVHKARLPIIAELGESSITVHEFMNLAIGDVISLKKPVGDGLHIKVGEKLKFIGSPGSVRDRLAVQVEEIVSEGADEDYDE; encoded by the coding sequence TTGGTAGATGTTCTATCGCAAAATGAAATAGACGCGCTGCTTGCCGCTCTTTCTTCGGGCGAGATGGATGCGGAAGAGCTGAAAAAGGAAGAGAGCCAGAAAAAAGTCCGTTCGTATGACTTCAAACGGGCTGTAAGGTTCTCGAAGGATCATATTCGCAGCCTCACCCGAATTCATGAAAACTTCGCTCGTTTCCTGACGACTTATTTCTCCGCTCAGCTGCGGACGTTCGTTCAGATCAACGTCGTACAGGTCGAGCAGCTGCCTTATGATGAATTTATCCGTTCCATCCCGAAAATGACGATTCTGAACATTTTTGATGCAGAGCCGCTCAAAGGACGCATGGTGCTTGAGGTCCATCCTAATGTCGCCTATTCCATGGTGGATCGGCTACTCGGTGGTTCAGGTACGGCTCCGACCAAGATCGGAAATTTGACGGAAATTGAAACGATGATCATGGAGAAAATGTTCAGCCGTGCATTCGAAAGTTTGCAAGAGGCTTGGAAATCGGTCATCGATATTTCTCCAAGGCTCGAATCACTGGAGACGAATCCGCAGTTCATGCAGATTGTCTCACCGAATGAAACGATCGCTCTCATCTCATTGAGCACAAAGATCGGCGATACGACAGGGATGATTAATCTTTGTATCCCTCATGTGGTCATTGAGCCGATTATGCCGAGACTTTCTGTACACCACTGGTTTGTTTCCCAAAAGAAATCCAGAGTTCCTGAAGAAGTAGAGATGTTGGAGCAACGGGTACATAAAGCGAGACTACCTATTATTGCAGAGCTAGGTGAATCTTCTATAACCGTTCATGAGTTCATGAATCTTGCTATCGGAGATGTCATTTCCCTTAAAAAGCCAGTGGGCGATGGGCTCCATATCAAGGTAGGGGAAAAGCTGAAATTTATCGGCAGCCCGGGGTCGGTCCGTGATCGGCTTGCGGTTCAAGTAGAAGAGATCGTAAGTGAAGGAGCGGACGAAGACTATGACGAGTAA
- a CDS encoding flagellar motor switch protein FliN/FliY, with translation MTSKDYLSQEEIDALLRQSSGESDDAAISPSESKIEHYLTGMEQDALGEIGNITFGSAATALSTLLGRKVDITTPTVSLIRRAELGDEFPKPHVAVSVSYVEGFEGINSLVIKTRDAGIIADLMLGGEGIVGQQELNDIHISAVQEAMNQMMGSSATSMSTIFNRMVNISPPGIDILDVEQGGGLQQLPPDDVFIKISFRLMIGDLIDSTIMQLLPVAFAKQMVDSLMGGSSSESAAASAPAAPVAHAAAPPAEIPYAAPPVQSSQPHVQAPQPTYQAPYSDPMAPAAAGPQTYGAPVGRNVSVQPVQFGGFQGGGYQQPDETNLGLLLDIPLKVTVELGRTQKQIKDILELSQGSIIELDKLAGEPVDILVNNKLIAKGEVVVIDENFGVRVTDIVSQWDRITKIQ, from the coding sequence ATGACGAGTAAAGATTATTTGTCCCAGGAGGAAATCGATGCTCTGTTAAGGCAGAGCTCCGGAGAATCCGATGACGCGGCCATTTCACCATCCGAGAGCAAGATCGAGCATTACTTGACCGGAATGGAGCAGGATGCTCTTGGAGAAATCGGCAATATCACCTTTGGCAGCGCAGCAACAGCATTGTCGACCTTGCTTGGCCGAAAGGTGGATATTACGACTCCTACCGTTTCCCTGATTCGTCGCGCGGAGCTCGGCGATGAGTTTCCGAAGCCGCATGTTGCGGTGTCGGTTAGTTATGTGGAAGGTTTTGAGGGCATTAACTCCCTCGTCATCAAGACTAGAGATGCAGGTATTATCGCTGATCTTATGCTCGGTGGTGAGGGGATTGTCGGCCAGCAAGAGCTGAACGATATCCACATTAGCGCCGTGCAGGAAGCAATGAATCAGATGATGGGATCTTCTGCAACGTCGATGTCGACCATTTTCAATCGTATGGTCAACATCTCGCCACCAGGCATCGATATTTTGGATGTGGAGCAGGGCGGTGGCTTACAGCAGTTGCCTCCAGATGATGTATTCATCAAAATCAGCTTCCGTCTTATGATCGGCGATCTGATCGACTCAACTATCATGCAGCTTCTCCCTGTAGCATTCGCGAAACAGATGGTGGATTCACTTATGGGCGGCTCAAGCTCTGAATCTGCGGCAGCTTCAGCTCCGGCAGCGCCTGTTGCCCATGCGGCAGCACCGCCGGCTGAAATTCCTTATGCGGCTCCGCCTGTTCAATCCAGTCAGCCACATGTACAAGCTCCACAGCCGACTTACCAGGCGCCTTATTCAGATCCAATGGCACCGGCAGCGGCAGGGCCTCAAACGTACGGAGCGCCTGTAGGACGGAATGTGAGCGTTCAGCCTGTACAATTCGGAGGTTTCCAGGGCGGGGGTTATCAACAGCCGGACGAGACAAATCTTGGCCTGTTGCTTGATATTCCACTCAAGGTAACAGTGGAGCTTGGTCGGACACAAAAGCAGATTAAGGACATTCTCGAGCTGTCCCAGGGTTCGATCATCGAGCTGGACAAACTTGCCGGCGAACCGGTCGATATTCTGGTGAACAACAAGCTCATTGCAAAAGGCGAGGTTGTCGTCATAGACGAGAATTTTGGGGTCAGGGTGACTGATATTGTCAGCCAATGGGACCGCATTACCAAAATACAGTAA
- a CDS encoding two-component system, chemotaxis family, response regulator CheY, protein MANRILIVDDAAFMRMMIRDILTKNGYEVVGEAQDGSQAIEKYKELKPDLITMDITMPEMDGIAALKEIKKMDGNVKVIMCSAMGQQAMVIDAIQAGAKDFIVKPFQADRVIEAIKKTLG, encoded by the coding sequence ATGGCAAACCGTATTCTTATCGTTGATGATGCTGCCTTCATGCGAATGATGATTCGCGATATTCTAACTAAAAACGGCTACGAGGTAGTAGGCGAGGCCCAGGACGGCTCCCAAGCAATTGAAAAATATAAAGAGCTGAAGCCGGATTTGATCACAATGGACATTACGATGCCTGAAATGGACGGAATTGCCGCTCTAAAGGAAATCAAAAAAATGGATGGCAATGTAAAAGTCATCATGTGTTCAGCAATGGGCCAGCAGGCAATGGTTATCGATGCTATCCAGGCGGGAGCGAAAGACTTTATCGTAAAGCCTTTCCAAGCTGACCGGGTCATCGAAGCTATCAAGAAAACACTGGGCTGA
- a CDS encoding flagellar protein FliO/FliZ, translating to MSALYIHPLSSGVAKTGLTAASPSPGEDISLFPSPGPALEGAPQFTTGSMMGSMIWMIVALALVIGLIVLLIKFLSKRSQLWSGPRSLQSLAGMTLAQGKSIQLVEVAGKIYVLGIGDNVAALDIISDPDAVEAVRKGLAKQTNDAASTSPAAEWMKLLQGKVAGRRDTALQAGEGGDAKRFEMMLQQKLEQQSRQQEELEHLLQETRDRERLREE from the coding sequence GTGAGTGCACTGTATATCCATCCGCTATCCTCAGGGGTGGCGAAAACGGGTTTGACGGCTGCGAGTCCCTCCCCGGGGGAAGATATTTCCTTGTTTCCTTCCCCGGGTCCAGCTCTGGAGGGGGCGCCTCAATTTACAACTGGCAGCATGATGGGAAGCATGATCTGGATGATCGTAGCGCTAGCGCTTGTTATCGGCCTGATCGTGCTGCTCATCAAATTTCTCTCCAAGCGCAGTCAGTTATGGAGCGGTCCAAGGTCACTTCAGTCACTAGCTGGAATGACTCTTGCGCAAGGTAAGTCGATCCAACTTGTAGAGGTTGCTGGAAAAATCTATGTACTTGGCATAGGTGATAATGTAGCCGCGCTGGATATCATTTCAGATCCAGACGCGGTGGAGGCAGTCCGCAAGGGGCTAGCGAAGCAAACTAACGATGCTGCAAGCACTAGTCCAGCCGCCGAGTGGATGAAGCTGCTGCAGGGCAAAGTTGCAGGACGAAGAGACACTGCGCTTCAAGCTGGCGAAGGCGGAGATGCAAAACGGTTCGAAATGATGCTCCAACAAAAGCTGGAGCAGCAGTCCAGGCAGCAAGAGGAACTGGAGCATCTGCTGCAGGAAACCAGAGACAGGGAACGGTTGAGAGAAGAATGA
- a CDS encoding flagellar biosynthetic protein FliP yields MKWKWMLSMLAAGVLSLALQQSAYAEPLPGIDISIGGEESGGTSAISLVLLITVMTIAPSILILMTSFTRIVIVLGFVRTSLGTQQMPPNQVMIGLALFLTLFIMAPTLSQVNEVALQPYIKGELTQTEALEQAAKPMKKFMFQHTREKDLLLFLNYSKAEKPKTYEDISLTVLVPAYAISELKTAFQMGFMIFIPFLIIDMVVSSTLMAMGMMMLPPVMISLPFKILLFVLVDGWYLIVKSLLLSFSSS; encoded by the coding sequence ATGAAATGGAAATGGATGCTGTCGATGCTGGCCGCTGGTGTTTTATCGCTTGCTTTGCAGCAATCGGCTTATGCAGAGCCGCTGCCAGGGATCGACATTAGCATTGGCGGAGAAGAATCGGGTGGGACAAGCGCGATCTCGCTAGTACTGCTGATTACCGTAATGACAATCGCACCTTCGATCCTGATTCTGATGACTAGCTTCACACGAATCGTCATCGTTCTTGGATTTGTTCGGACCTCGCTGGGAACCCAGCAAATGCCTCCGAACCAAGTCATGATTGGGCTGGCCCTGTTTTTAACCTTGTTCATTATGGCGCCGACTTTGTCGCAGGTTAACGAGGTTGCATTGCAGCCTTACATCAAAGGAGAACTGACGCAGACGGAAGCTCTTGAGCAGGCGGCCAAGCCGATGAAAAAGTTCATGTTCCAGCATACGCGGGAGAAGGATCTGCTGCTCTTTCTGAACTACTCCAAGGCAGAAAAGCCTAAAACCTATGAGGATATTTCCCTCACCGTGCTTGTGCCAGCTTATGCGATCAGCGAGCTCAAGACGGCGTTCCAGATGGGATTCATGATCTTCATTCCGTTCCTCATCATTGATATGGTCGTCTCTAGTACATTGATGGCCATGGGTATGATGATGCTCCCGCCGGTCATGATTTCACTTCCGTTCAAGATCCTATTATTCGTTCTTGTAGACGGCTGGTATCTGATCGTCAAATCGCTGCTGCTCAGCTTCAGTTCGTCGTGA
- a CDS encoding flagellar biosynthetic protein FliQ, whose product MNSDFVIGLAGQAILVTLKASAPMLIIGLIVGLIISIFQATTQIQEQTLAFVPKIVAVFAAVLLFGPWILSTLVDFTYNLLNNLHNYIG is encoded by the coding sequence ATGAATTCGGACTTTGTTATCGGCCTGGCTGGCCAGGCAATCCTCGTCACTCTTAAGGCCAGCGCTCCGATGTTGATTATTGGGCTTATCGTCGGTCTGATTATTAGTATCTTTCAGGCTACGACCCAGATCCAGGAGCAGACTCTAGCTTTCGTGCCCAAAATTGTCGCGGTTTTTGCAGCAGTGCTGCTGTTCGGGCCGTGGATTCTCAGCACATTGGTGGATTTCACCTATAACCTGCTGAACAACCTGCACAATTACATCGGGTAG
- a CDS encoding flagellar biosynthetic protein FliR, with protein MELFTQGFPVFLLIFCRITSFFVVVPVFSARTVPARFKVGIGFFVSYLVFLTYGTTKQITPNATYLLTIVQEIMVGLLLGFIVYLFFTVVQTAGALIDLQVGFAMANVVDPLTGISAPITGNFKYMVLLLLFLTMNGHLYLLQALMNSYQWIPLELNIYTYIADGTISEFLVKGFSQSFLLAVQIAAPIMVAMFLTDVGLGFLARTAPQYNVFVIGMPLKILLGFLLLVLLMPSMSVLFGHLFSLMFDFLGEFFGAIQGGTD; from the coding sequence ATGGAGTTATTTACGCAAGGATTTCCTGTTTTTCTGTTGATTTTTTGTCGAATTACTTCCTTTTTTGTCGTAGTCCCCGTGTTCTCAGCCCGGACTGTTCCGGCAAGGTTCAAAGTAGGGATCGGTTTTTTTGTGTCTTATCTCGTCTTTTTAACTTATGGAACGACGAAGCAGATTACACCTAACGCAACCTACCTGCTGACAATTGTGCAAGAAATCATGGTAGGACTGCTGCTTGGTTTTATCGTTTATCTGTTTTTTACGGTCGTGCAGACGGCCGGAGCACTCATTGACCTTCAAGTTGGTTTTGCCATGGCGAATGTTGTGGACCCGCTGACAGGTATTTCCGCTCCGATCACGGGCAACTTCAAATACATGGTGCTGTTGCTGCTGTTCCTGACGATGAATGGCCATCTTTACCTTCTGCAAGCCTTGATGAACAGTTATCAATGGATTCCGCTCGAACTGAACATCTATACCTATATAGCGGACGGGACGATTTCTGAATTTCTAGTCAAAGGGTTTTCGCAGTCTTTTCTACTGGCGGTTCAGATTGCAGCTCCAATCATGGTGGCCATGTTCCTGACGGATGTAGGTTTGGGCTTTCTGGCTCGAACAGCTCCGCAATACAATGTGTTCGTCATCGGAATGCCGCTTAAAATCCTGCTAGGCTTTCTGCTGCTGGTGCTGCTGATGCCGTCGATGAGCGTCTTGTTCGGACATTTATTTTCCTTAATGTTCGATTTTCTGGGCGAGTTTTTCGGAGCGATCCAGGGCGGGACCGACTGA
- a CDS encoding flagellar biosynthetic protein FlhB: MSRLRYRVDLQLFNGEKTEDATPKKKQEARDKGQVAKTPELPGAFIILFVFASFYMLGGFYKERIYRLFGSLFNSWLTMDLTDGNVMSLFYDIMIQLLILLSPILLLAFLAALLFNYAQVGFLLATEPITPDLKKLDPIKGMQNIFSMRSVVEFFKSIIKLVVVGVVVFMAIWGEWDRILQLGLVPIEGIFAFTSSLTLKIGMQFAVLLVVIAVLDYIYQRYEFEKSLRMSFQDIKDEYVKTEGNPLIKGKIKERQRKMALQRMMQEIPKADVVITNPTHYAIAIKYDGSKMQAPVILAKGMDYVALRIKEIAKENGVLTMENRPLARALYDRTEIGDTIPADLFQAVAEVLAYVYKLKGRSKSS; this comes from the coding sequence ATGTCCAGGCTGCGTTATAGAGTAGACCTCCAGTTATTTAATGGAGAAAAGACGGAAGACGCAACTCCTAAGAAAAAGCAGGAGGCCAGAGACAAGGGTCAGGTTGCCAAAACTCCTGAGCTTCCCGGAGCTTTTATTATCCTGTTTGTATTCGCTAGCTTTTATATGCTGGGTGGATTCTACAAGGAAAGAATCTATCGTTTGTTCGGCAGCCTGTTCAACAGCTGGCTGACGATGGACCTTACGGATGGGAACGTAATGTCGCTGTTCTACGACATTATGATTCAGCTGTTGATTCTTCTCTCGCCAATTTTGCTGCTTGCCTTCCTGGCCGCGCTTCTGTTCAATTACGCACAGGTTGGATTCCTGTTGGCTACGGAGCCGATAACACCGGATCTGAAAAAGCTTGATCCCATTAAAGGCATGCAAAATATATTTTCTATGCGCTCGGTTGTCGAGTTTTTCAAAAGCATTATAAAGCTTGTTGTAGTCGGTGTCGTCGTTTTCATGGCAATTTGGGGGGAATGGGACCGGATTCTTCAGCTCGGACTTGTACCAATTGAAGGGATCTTTGCCTTTACATCGAGCCTGACGTTGAAGATTGGAATGCAATTCGCTGTGCTTCTTGTCGTTATCGCGGTGCTGGACTACATCTATCAACGCTACGAATTCGAAAAGAGCCTGCGCATGTCCTTTCAGGACATCAAGGACGAGTATGTGAAGACCGAAGGTAATCCTCTCATCAAAGGCAAGATCAAGGAGCGTCAGCGCAAAATGGCTCTGCAGCGCATGATGCAGGAGATTCCGAAGGCGGATGTGGTCATAACCAATCCTACCCACTACGCTATTGCCATCAAGTATGACGGCAGCAAAATGCAAGCGCCGGTCATTTTGGCCAAGGGCATGGATTATGTTGCTCTGCGAATCAAGGAAATTGCCAAAGAGAATGGTGTATTGACCATGGAGAACAGGCCGCTGGCTAGAGCCCTGTACGATCGCACTGAAATTGGCGATACGATACCGGCAGATCTGTTTCAAGCGGTCGCAGAAGTACTGGCCTATGTGTACAAGCTGAAGGGCCGCAGCAAATCATCCTAA
- a CDS encoding flagellar biosynthesis protein FlhA: protein MKLRDLAILVGVIGIVMMMVIPVPTFLMDILLVINISVALIILLIAMNSKEALDFSIFPALLLITTLFRLALNVSTTRNILVHAHAGEVVKAFGNWVAGGQVAIGFIVFLILVVVQFIVITKGSERVAEVGARFTLDAMPGKQMSIDADLNAGLINEQQARARRSKIEREADFYGSMDGASKFVKGDAIAAIIILIINLIGGFIIGMTVKGMGFGEALETYSILTIGDGLVSQIPALLISTAAGLIVTRAASEGNLAHDLSSQMTRYPQLLYVVAGTIALLGLFTPIGIIRTFPISALLAYLGWKMQGAHSKQQQEQEQLVEEQQIEEVRSPESVVSLLQVDPIEFEFGYGLIPLADTQQGGDLLDRIIMIRRQCALELGLVVPVIRIRDNIQLRPNEYVIKLKGNQVARGDLLLNHYLAMSPGFEDESIIGIETTEPAFGLPALWIDEATKERAEMSGYTVVDPPSVVATHLTEIIKRHAHELLGRQETKALVDNVREAYPAIVDDLIPSVMSIGDVQKVLAKLLKEKISIRDLVTIFETLADHGLYTKDPDILTEYSRQALSRQITQQYSGSQSSMKVITISPALEKKIAEAVQQTDQGSYLAIDPVASQQICSRVSEQVTRQIQSGQQPVVLASPTIRMYLRQIIERVMGDVPVLSYSELEPSVEVQSVGTVNL, encoded by the coding sequence ATGAAACTGAGGGACCTGGCAATCTTGGTGGGGGTTATCGGCATCGTAATGATGATGGTTATCCCTGTTCCTACTTTCCTGATGGACATCCTGCTCGTAATCAACATATCGGTCGCGCTCATCATTCTCTTAATAGCGATGAACTCGAAAGAGGCGTTGGATTTTTCCATCTTTCCCGCGCTGCTGCTGATTACGACGTTATTCAGGCTCGCCCTCAACGTATCGACCACACGTAATATTCTTGTGCATGCTCATGCGGGAGAGGTGGTCAAGGCATTCGGAAACTGGGTAGCCGGAGGCCAGGTCGCCATCGGCTTCATCGTATTCCTTATCTTGGTTGTTGTTCAATTCATCGTCATCACGAAGGGCTCGGAGCGCGTGGCTGAGGTTGGAGCGAGGTTCACGCTGGATGCAATGCCAGGTAAGCAAATGAGCATTGACGCTGATCTGAATGCCGGTCTCATCAACGAGCAGCAGGCGCGTGCACGCCGCTCCAAGATTGAGCGCGAGGCGGACTTTTACGGCTCGATGGACGGCGCCAGCAAATTCGTCAAGGGCGACGCCATTGCAGCCATCATTATTTTGATCATCAACCTGATCGGCGGCTTCATCATCGGTATGACTGTGAAAGGGATGGGATTCGGCGAAGCGCTTGAAACCTATTCCATTCTTACAATCGGCGATGGTCTTGTCAGTCAGATTCCTGCACTGCTGATTTCCACGGCAGCAGGTCTTATCGTGACACGCGCTGCTTCGGAGGGCAATCTGGCCCATGATCTGAGCTCGCAAATGACGCGTTATCCACAACTGCTCTATGTAGTTGCGGGAACGATTGCGCTACTTGGTCTGTTCACTCCGATCGGTATCATCCGCACCTTCCCGATCTCAGCCCTGCTGGCGTATCTAGGGTGGAAAATGCAAGGAGCACATAGCAAACAGCAGCAGGAACAAGAGCAACTGGTGGAGGAGCAGCAGATCGAGGAGGTTCGCAGCCCCGAGAGTGTCGTCAGCCTGCTTCAGGTCGATCCAATCGAGTTCGAATTCGGTTACGGACTTATTCCGCTGGCTGATACGCAACAGGGAGGCGATTTGCTGGATCGGATCATCATGATCCGTCGGCAATGCGCACTTGAGCTTGGATTAGTCGTACCGGTCATCCGAATCCGCGACAACATTCAACTCCGGCCAAATGAATATGTCATCAAGCTTAAAGGCAATCAGGTGGCCAGAGGCGATCTGCTGCTGAATCATTACTTGGCGATGAGTCCTGGTTTTGAGGACGAATCGATCATCGGTATCGAAACGACGGAGCCGGCCTTCGGTCTTCCGGCGCTCTGGATCGACGAAGCAACTAAAGAGCGCGCCGAAATGTCGGGTTATACCGTCGTTGATCCGCCATCTGTAGTCGCTACTCATCTGACCGAGATCATCAAGCGCCATGCGCATGAACTGCTCGGCAGGCAGGAAACGAAAGCTCTTGTGGATAACGTCAGGGAAGCTTATCCGGCGATTGTGGATGACTTGATTCCTTCGGTCATGTCGATCGGCGATGTGCAGAAGGTGCTGGCTAAGTTGCTCAAGGAAAAGATCTCGATTCGGGATCTGGTCACCATATTTGAGACGTTGGCTGATCATGGGTTGTATACAAAGGACCCGGATATTTTGACCGAATATTCACGTCAAGCGTTGTCGCGGCAAATTACACAGCAATATAGTGGCAGCCAAAGTTCTATGAAGGTTATTACAATCAGTCCGGCACTCGAGAAAAAAATTGCCGAAGCGGTTCAGCAAACGGATCAGGGCAGTTATCTTGCCATAGATCCGGTCGCCTCACAGCAAATTTGCAGTCGAGTTAGTGAACAGGTGACGCGGCAAATCCAGTCCGGGCAGCAACCGGTCGTGTTGGCATCTCCGACGATTCGTATGTATCTCAGACAGATTATCGAGCGCGTTATGGGGGATGTGCCCGTTCTTTCCTACAGCGAGCTGGAGCCTTCTGTTGAAGTCCAAAGCGTAGGGACGGTGAATCTGTGA